DNA from Apis cerana isolate GH-2021 linkage group LG13, AcerK_1.0, whole genome shotgun sequence:
ATATATGCGATGAATCTATaacacacatatatgtatatatatatatatgtatattttgattgctcattatttataaaaattatttttaaaaattacaaaaattttacattatacctTGGTTAATAATAACAGATCACCGAACGCAGCAAGAACAAAACAAAGGGCAATGAGGAGTAATAAAAACCCAACAAATATTCCTTTAGCTGTGTTATCAAACATCGTGAAAGCAACTATAATGCCGCTGTAATTAcagaaaagtaaaagaattaaaatatgattgtatatatataaatttatgtttcaaaaaataaaatattaccaaGTTCCTGAGCCAGGAATGCCTATAGCTTGAATTGCTGTGacaattaattgaaagaagaagacaaagaaaaatacCATGAAGTTAAAAGAGCTAtcatttctaaaagaaaaaaaattatttaataattacacaaattttgaaatattgatgttTAGTCAATACATACTTGAAAGCTTTGTATGCTGGTCTAAACCAGCATAAAAATGAGAATGGTGTAAATAATATCAGATATAATATTCCAAGACCAAATGTTGAAAATCCTCCATTACATAAAAGTAAGATGAATCCACCgataatattaagtattaaaacACAACCATGAACtgcaatttaaaatgaatatgggaaattatattatatagttacaatgaaactatattttagtaactatatgcattaaaattaattaaaatacattcaaCTTACACATCCATAAACGATATAGCTGTCTGACTATCTTTTGAAAGTCTGTATGAATTTCTACATCAATATCTTGATAGAAGCAAGGTTGAAAGCAGCACTTATCAGGTAAAGGAGGCCAGTTGTTTCTTTTTGCTAcaataattaagtatttttaattgttatttaataatatatatatatcataaagtaatattatatatctattctttgtttattatacTTACGATAATATGGTGTGTTCCTCATATCTTCCTCTGTTCTTGTTTTCCATTCTGACTCTGATCTttgctaaaatataataattgttaaaaaagaatataatagagCATAAAAtccaatacaaaatattatgaaatatgttatatatatatatatttacatctgAAGTTGGGGATATTGTGCTGCCAAGTGCTGTATTCACTGTTTGTTGTGGAGTACGGGCATAGTTAGTTGCTGGAGGTTCTTGGTTCGAAGGCTGAAGTGTAGCTGGTTGCTGTGTTGCTCCAAGACCTCCATAGATTGGAGGATTTGAAGCACCTCTGACTTGTGCTGTCCCTTGTGAACCTTGTTCTGCAAAAGGATTATAATCTTCTAATCCTCTATTAGCTGGAGTAGAAGATACAGCCC
Protein-coding regions in this window:
- the LOC108000204 gene encoding secretory carrier-associated membrane protein 5B; the protein is MSGFDENPFGEPNINDPFSDPAIRRAVSSTPANRGLEDYNPFAEQGSQGTAQVRGASNPPIYGGLGATQQPATLQPSNQEPPATNYARTPQQTVNTALGSTISPTSDQRSESEWKTRTEEDMRNTPYYPKRNNWPPLPDKCCFQPCFYQDIDVEIHTDFQKIVRQLYRLWMFHGCVLILNIIGGFILLLCNGGFSTFGLGILYLILFTPFSFLCWFRPAYKAFKNDSSFNFMVFFFVFFFQLIVTAIQAIGIPGSGTCGIIVAFTMFDNTAKGIFVGFLLLLIALCFVLAAFGDLLLLTKIHRIYRSSDASVSKAQQEFATTFLRNEHVQNAASNVAANAVRAQMANAANQPRY